From Myxococcus stipitatus, one genomic window encodes:
- a CDS encoding MFS transporter produces MSFIRAIHGTAGAGAMPTTAASVPAASSLPGGDARMSRGLRLLLAASAGVPVAALYYSQPMLGVMGATLGASETAVGLLPTLTLLGYALGILLLTPLGDRFDRRRIILLKVALLSVALLLGGLSPGLGLLLAVSFAVGLTATVAQDIVPAAATLAPERERGGVVGTVMTGLLLGILLSRVVSGVVSEHFGWRAMYLMAAGSVALVGLAVWRGLPRFRPTSTLSYGALLASLAGLWREHGALRRAALAQGLLSVGFSAFWSTLAVMLHAAPFHLGSAAAGAFGLAGAAGALGAPVAGRVADRFGPSVVTRLGAGLAVVSFAAMFASPGLEPRAQLWLLGASAIGFDLGVQVTLVAHQTLVFGIDPGARSRLNAVLFVVMFSGMAVGAASGSFVLARWGWMAVTALATTSSLMALAVRMLPARQR; encoded by the coding sequence ATGTCCTTCATTCGTGCCATACATGGAACCGCCGGCGCCGGCGCCATGCCCACCACGGCGGCCTCCGTCCCCGCCGCGTCCTCCCTTCCCGGGGGCGACGCTCGGATGTCGCGGGGCCTGCGGCTGTTGCTGGCCGCGAGCGCTGGAGTCCCGGTGGCCGCGCTCTACTACAGCCAGCCGATGCTGGGGGTGATGGGCGCGACCCTCGGCGCGTCGGAGACGGCGGTGGGGCTGCTGCCCACGCTCACCCTGCTGGGGTACGCGCTGGGCATCCTGCTGCTCACGCCGTTGGGGGACCGGTTCGACCGGCGCCGCATCATCCTGCTCAAGGTGGCCTTGCTGTCCGTGGCGTTGTTGCTGGGCGGGCTCTCGCCGGGCCTCGGCCTGCTGTTGGCGGTGAGCTTCGCCGTGGGCCTGACGGCGACGGTGGCGCAGGACATCGTGCCGGCCGCGGCGACGCTGGCGCCGGAGCGTGAGCGGGGCGGGGTGGTCGGCACGGTGATGACGGGCCTGCTGCTCGGCATCCTCCTGTCCCGGGTGGTCAGCGGGGTGGTGTCGGAGCACTTCGGCTGGCGGGCCATGTACCTGATGGCGGCGGGCAGCGTGGCCCTGGTGGGGCTCGCCGTATGGCGGGGGCTGCCCCGCTTCCGCCCCACCAGCACGCTCTCCTATGGCGCCTTGCTGGCGTCGCTCGCCGGCCTGTGGCGCGAGCACGGAGCGCTGCGCCGGGCGGCGCTGGCCCAGGGGCTGCTCTCGGTCGGGTTCAGCGCCTTCTGGTCCACGCTCGCGGTGATGCTGCACGCCGCGCCCTTCCACCTGGGGAGCGCGGCGGCGGGGGCCTTCGGCCTGGCCGGCGCGGCGGGAGCGCTGGGCGCGCCCGTGGCGGGGCGGGTGGCGGACCGCTTCGGCCCCTCGGTCGTCACCCGTCTGGGCGCGGGCCTCGCGGTCGTCTCGTTCGCCGCGATGTTCGCGTCACCCGGGTTGGAGCCGCGCGCCCAGCTGTGGCTCCTCGGCGCCAGCGCGATTGGCTTCGACCTGGGCGTCCAGGTCACGCTCGTGGCGCATCAGACGCTCGTCTTCGGCATCGACCCTGGCGCGCGCAGCCGGCTCAACGCGGTGCTGTTCGTCGTCATGTTCAGCGGCATGGCCGTCGGCGCGGCGAGCGGCAGCTTCGTGCTGGCCCGGTGGGGGTGGATGGCGGTGACGGCCCTGGCGACGACGTCCTCCCTGATGGCGCTGGCGGTGCGCATGCTGCCGGCGCGCCAGCGCTAG